A window from Fragaria vesca subsp. vesca linkage group LG5, FraVesHawaii_1.0, whole genome shotgun sequence encodes these proteins:
- the LOC101307997 gene encoding uncharacterized protein LOC101307997, with product MPFGLKNAGATYQRLVNAMFEEEIGEVMEVYVDDMLVKSKAADDHIANLDKVFTKLLADGMRLNPQKCILAVSGGKFLGFMVSERGIKANPKKVQAILDMTVLKTWNEVQCLMGRLVALARFISRFTDKCNPFFQLLKLTISAALTRHDHDNELPVYYCGRGFTDPEIRYPDIEKLALALITTARKLKQYFQAHTIHVLTNHPLRQILQKPETSGRMVKWAIELGEFDLHFKPRTTIKGQAAADFIAEFIPMNPDDPNQDVLPRNEIWELHVDGSSNNKLSGAWIIITDPEGHSYEYTPRFEFKASNNIAEYEALIAGIQLCRELGALHIHIFSDSQLVVNQVAGDFKANQNNLGSYKSLAGALLQHFTSYKLTQIPRAKNSKADALARLTTAPPESTPPDVHIEIWDKPSISKAYSEIFAIETPSQLSWMDPYVAFLSNGTLPLDKHEAQRLRHKASLYLLRGGKLYHRGQSCPFLRCLPTAEGHKVLKSLHSGVCGNHAGAQNLMFKALRAGYYWPTLEQDAKAVVQACLHCHKFVNFAHHPPVPLSVIISPVPYSQWGLDFVGWLPTTLGQLKFAIVLATKWIEAESLATITTEKVINFLWRNLYCRFGVPQAIITDNGAQFDNDTFREFLSKQGTAIFYASPAHPQTNGQVEAINKLIKQNLKKRLEEAKGLWAAKLPKVLWTLRTTPTTATGESSYLLSYGTEAVIPVEMEVPSERIIAYDPAANTAGLRLNMDLLEERWDRAHLRNVNYKQKVARHYIMKVVSLPLKVGDWVMKEVIPHPTELKAKWEGPMEIVNAPGPATFYLRDTDGRVLPRPWNARHLHLYHI from the exons ATGCCCTTTGGCCTTAAGAATGCAGGAGCAACTTATCAGAGGTTGGTCAATGCCATGTTTGAAGAAGAAATTGGGGAAGTCATGGAAGTCTATGTGGATGACATGCTGGTCAAAAGCAAGGCAGCTGACGACCACATTGCCAACTTAGACAAAGTCTTCACTAAGCTCCTAGCTGACGGGATGCGCCTCAACCCCCAAAAGTGCATTTTGGCTGTTAGTGGCGGAAAATTTTTGGGTTTCATGGTCAGTGAAAGAGGCATTAAAGCTAACCCAAAAAAAGTACAAGCCATACTTGACATGACAGTCCTGAAGACTTGGAACGAAGTCCAGTGCCTCATGGGACGTTTGGTAGCCCTGGCTCGTTTCATCTCCCGCTTCACAGACAAATGCAACCCATTCTTTCAACTGCTAAAACTCA CCATCAGCGCTGCTCTCACACGCCATGATCATGACAATGAGCTCCCGGTATACTACTGTGGTAGAGGGTTCACGGATCCCGAGATCCGCTACCCTGACATTGAGAAATTAGCTCTTGCCCTCATCACCACAGCTAGAAAACTCAAACAATACTTCCAAGCACATACCATCCATGTCCTCACCAATCACCCTCTGCGGCAAATACTTCAAAAACCTGAAACTTCAGGGCGCATGGTAAAATGGGCAATTGAATTAGGAGAATTTGACCTACACTTCAAGCCAAGAACAACTATAAAAGGACAAGCTGCCGCAGATTTCATTGCTGAGTTCATCCCCATGAACCCAGACGATCCAAACCAAGACGTTCTCCCCCGGAACGAAATTTGGGAACTCCACGTTGATGGATCCTCCAACAACAAGCTCAGTGGAGCATGGATAATAATCACAGACCCGGAAGGCCATTCTTACGAATATACTCCCCGGTTTGAATTTAAAGCATCCAACAACATAGCTGAATACGAGGCCCTCATAGCCGGCATTCAGCTCTGTCGAGAACTCGGAGCCCTGCACATCCACATATTCAGTGATTCTCAGCTTGTGGTCAATCAAGTGGCAGGAGACTTCAAAGCCAACCAGAACAACCTGGGATCCTACAAAAGTCTAGCTGGCGCCCTCCTACAACACTTCACATCTTACAAGCTCACACAAATCCCAAGGGCCAAGAACTCCAAGGCAGATGCTCTCGCGAGACTCACCACAGCCCCTCCCGAGTCCACGCCACCAGATGTGCACATAGAAATCTGGGACAAACCTAGTATCTCGAAGGCTTATTCAGAAATCTTTGCCATAGAAACGCCTAGCCAACTCTCATGGATGGACCCATATGTGGCCTTCCTTTCTAATGGAACCTTGCCCCTGGATAAACACGAGGCACAGCGGTTACGCCACAAAGCTTCACTCTACTTGCTTAGAGGAGGGAAGCTATACCACCGTGGTCAGTCGTGTCCCTTTTTGAGGTGCTTGCCTACAGCAGAAGGGCACAAAGTGTTGAAATCACTCCATAGTGGGGTATGTGGAAACCATGCGGGAGCTCAGAACCTCATGTTCAAAGCATTAAGAGCTGGGTACTATTGGCCAACATTAGAGCAAGATGCAAAGGCAGTTGTCCAAGCATGCCTTCACTGCCACAAATTTGTAAATTTTGCCCACCATCCCCCAGTTCCATTATCTGTCATCATCTCCCCAGTCCCTTACAGCCAGTGGGGACTCGACTTCGTGGGATGGCTACCCACAACCCTGGGGCAGCTTAAATTTGCAATTGTCCTTGCCACGAAGTGGATCGAGGCAGAGTCCCTTGCCACAATCACAACTGAAAAGGTGATAAACTTCCTATGGCGCAATTTATACTGCCGGTTTGGGGTACCGCAAGCCATCATCACAGATAATGGAGCGCAATTTGACAATGACACATTCAGGGAATTCCTTTCTAAGCAAGGCACCGCAATCTTCTATGCCTCCCCAGCACACCCTCAGACCAATGGCCAAGTGGAAGCCATAAACAAGCTCATCAAGCAAAACCTGAAGAAACGCCTGGAAGAAGCTAAAGGGTTATGGGCGGCCAAGCTCCCGAAAGTCCTCTGGACTCTACGTACCACCCCAACAACAGCTACAGGTGAATCCTCATACCTCTTGTCCTATGGCACCGAGGCGGTGATCCCTGTGGAAATGGAGGTCCCGAGTGAACGTATCATAGCATACGATCCCGCGGCAAACACCGCGGGGCTACGACTCAACATGGACCTCCTCGAGGAACGCTGGGACAGAGCACATCTTAGGAATGTCAACTACAAACAAAAAGTTGCCCGACACTACATCATGAAAGTTGTTTCCCTCCCTCTAAAGGTGGGTGACTGGGTCATGAAAGAGGTCATCCCTCACCCTACTGAACTCAAAGCAAAGTGGGAAGGCCCAATGGAGATAGTCAACGCTCCAGGACCAGCTACATTTTATCTCCGCGACACTGATGGCCGAGTCTTACCTCGTCCCTGGAATGCTCGCCATCTCCACCTCTACCATATTTAA
- the LOC101301395 gene encoding uncharacterized protein LOC101301395: MDMVEEEQYYCCDAGQFYGVAAPGKRRWIRAPFAPINLRLFNLIHTCRRWVDPSGLDFVPIRLKLYHQTLTISSDGVPLYGLPNWMDERRFQIPVSDFQVLSKRDEYTRILAGYLDSLNVPEDEQYDIIGRIFGVIEQALPGVPIIARVVYMTLQLSSYAIMSYIEGLVELRVDSLEDRHTLCAICREDLDHFGGKYNDEQMIIRLPCSHLYHRDCIVRWLGRCEVCPLCRHFMPVADVDASLEYLEAEPRWPMLLMMSAAEEMERGGV, translated from the exons ATGGACATGGTAGAGGAGGAACAATACTATTGTTGCGATGCGGGGCAATTCTATGGGGTTGCCGCACCCGGTAAGAGACGTTGGATCAGAGCACCATTTGCGCCCATCAATCTTCGGCTCTTCAACCTAATTCATACCTGTCGTCGTTGGGTTGATCCATCTGGCCTCGACTTTGTTCCCATCAGATTAAAACTCTACCACCAAACACTAACCATCTCCAGCGATGGAGTCCCCCTTTATGGTTTACCAAATTGGATGGATGAAAGACGATTTCAGATCCCTGTGTCTGATTTCCAGGTATTATCCAAAAGGGATGAGTATACACGCATCCTTGCAGGCTATCTTGATAGCCTAAACGTCCCGGAAGATGAGCAGTACGATATTATTGGAAGAATATTTGGGGTGATCGAGCAGGCTCTCCCTGGGGTGCCCATTATTGCCAGGGTAGTGTATATGACTCTGCAACTATCAAGCTATGCAATTATGTCATATATTGAGGGTTTGGTTGAATTGAGAGTCGATAGTCTGGAGGATAGACATACACTTTGTGCTATTTGTAGGGAGGACCTTGATCACTTTGGAGGGAAATATAATGATGAGCAGATGATTATTCGCTTGCCTTGCTCGCACCTTTATCACAGAGATTGCATTGTCCGTTGGCTGGGGAGGTGTGAGGTGTGCCCCTTGTGTCGACACTTTATGCCTGTTGCGGATGTGGATGCATCACTAGAATACTTGGAAGCTGAGCCGCGTTGGCCTATGCTGCTCATGATGTCTGCTGCGG AAGAAATGGAGAGAGGCGGAGTGTGA
- the LOC101301684 gene encoding uncharacterized protein LOC101301684, whose amino-acid sequence MIHIHLQRFDRSATRLSIHSPIKLVGKPNFVSERRFMVPISDAIARRDVYSEIIAGYVFTLGFPDYVCGQVIRQIYQVMYDVIEVGDDYGLPITVIITEVAVKVLGKSVAPPTKSTYRLLLNRVRPDSLESTVTQESCFGCRERLDHVYDAEEGITRLPACLHVLHVDCLVQLLQVNRKLVCPICSHPLPFLGEPLKPLEELDWPLLLMLAATGYLQFLDDVRYQLVVHTLNPGFLISYKCRCCQQQLELFL is encoded by the exons ATGATCCACATCCATTTACAGCGCTTTGACCGATCCGCAACCCGTCTCTCCATCCATTCCCCAATCAAACTTGTTGGAAAACCCAACTTCGTGAGCGAAAGGCGCTTCATGGTCCCTATCTCAGATGCCATAGCAAGAAGGGATGTGTATTCCGAGATCATTGCCGGTTATGTTTTCACCCTCGGCTTCCCAGATTATGTATGCGGGCAAGTTATTCGACAGATATATCAAGTTATGTATGACGTTATTGAAGTGGGTGATGACTACGGGTTGCCTATCACTGTGATAATAACAGAAGTCGCTGTTAAAGTATTGGGCAAGTCTGTGGCTCCTCCAACTAAATCAACTTATCGCCTCCTTCTTAACAGAGTGAGACCTGATAGTTTGGAATCCACCGTTACACAGGAGTCGTGTTTTGGTTGTCGTGAGAGGCTTGATCACGTTTATGATGCAGAAGAAGGGATTACACGCTTGCCTGCTTGCTTGCATGTACTTCATGTAGATTGCCTTGTTCAGCTTTTGCAGGTGAATCGTAAGCTTGTGTGTCCCATCTGTAGTCACCCACTGCCTTTTCTTGGTGAGCCATTAAAACCCTTGGAGGAACTGGATTGGCCTTTGTTGCTCATGCTGGCTGCAACCG GTTACCTTCAATTCTTAGACGATGTCCGATATCAACTAGTTGTTCATACCTTGAATCCTGGATTCTTGATAAGCTACAAGTGCAGATGTTGTCAGCAGCAGTTGGAGTTGTTCTTGTAG